In one window of Methanoculleus chikugoensis DNA:
- a CDS encoding formylmethanofuran dehydrogenase subunit A: MSELLIKNGFVFDPLQGIKGDRMDIGVKDGKIVEPGTLSSPKTIDAAGMTVMAGGVDVHSHVVGPKVNVGRLFRPEDKLFKSPHKSPTCSRMEMGFSVPSTFKTGYDYARMGYVFVNEAAMPPLHSPHVHEEIRDTPIIDNAAMPVFGNNWFTLEYLKNNEIENNAAYTAWLLRATRGFGIKVVNPGGSEAWGWGLNCVNIHDPVPYFDITPAEIVKGLIETNEYLGLPHSVHLHCNNLGNPGNYVDTLESLKLAEGYTPKNEFGREQVLHLTHLQFHSYGGDSWGNFESRAKDVMDYVNAHDNLTIDMGQVTLDETTTMTADGPFEHHLCSLNHLKWANTDVELETAAGVVPYIYSPNVKVCTIQWAVGLELALFSKDLMRTFITTDHPNAGPFTRYPRVIAWLMSRAARDETMKTFKWLERTIDATSIDGIDRELTLYEIAQMTRAGPAKALGVSNTYGGLAPGMDADIAVYALNPEDMPSNPAEIEKAFSRCAWLVKDGIVTVQDGEVIAEPAKRTVWVDVKVPENAQVQRDIYEHFLRHYSVKLDNYSLFEEHLHNPRVIEVDTTE; encoded by the coding sequence ATGAGCGAACTACTGATCAAGAACGGGTTCGTCTTCGACCCCCTGCAGGGGATCAAGGGCGACCGCATGGATATCGGAGTCAAGGACGGCAAGATCGTCGAACCGGGCACTCTCTCGAGCCCGAAGACGATCGACGCCGCCGGCATGACCGTGATGGCGGGCGGCGTGGATGTCCACTCCCACGTCGTCGGGCCGAAGGTGAACGTCGGCCGGCTCTTCCGGCCTGAGGACAAGCTCTTCAAGAGCCCCCACAAATCCCCTACGTGCAGCCGCATGGAGATGGGCTTCTCCGTCCCCTCGACGTTCAAGACCGGCTACGACTACGCGCGGATGGGCTACGTCTTCGTCAACGAGGCGGCGATGCCCCCGCTCCACTCCCCACACGTCCACGAGGAGATCCGCGATACCCCGATCATCGATAACGCCGCGATGCCGGTCTTCGGAAACAACTGGTTCACCCTCGAGTACCTGAAGAACAACGAGATCGAGAACAACGCCGCGTACACCGCCTGGCTTCTCCGGGCAACCCGCGGGTTCGGCATCAAGGTCGTCAACCCCGGCGGCTCCGAGGCATGGGGATGGGGACTGAACTGTGTCAACATCCACGACCCGGTTCCCTACTTCGACATCACCCCGGCGGAGATCGTGAAGGGTCTCATCGAGACGAACGAATACCTCGGCCTCCCGCACTCGGTGCACCTGCACTGCAACAACCTCGGGAACCCGGGCAACTACGTCGACACGCTTGAGTCGCTCAAACTCGCAGAGGGCTACACCCCGAAGAACGAGTTCGGCCGCGAGCAGGTGCTGCACCTCACGCACCTCCAGTTCCACTCCTACGGCGGCGACTCCTGGGGGAACTTCGAGTCCCGGGCAAAAGACGTGATGGACTACGTGAACGCCCACGACAACCTCACCATCGATATGGGCCAGGTGACCCTCGACGAGACCACCACGATGACCGCCGACGGGCCGTTCGAGCACCACCTCTGTTCCCTCAACCACCTGAAGTGGGCGAACACAGACGTCGAACTTGAGACCGCTGCGGGCGTCGTCCCCTACATCTACAGCCCGAACGTCAAGGTCTGCACCATCCAGTGGGCCGTCGGCCTGGAGCTGGCCCTCTTCTCGAAGGACCTGATGCGGACGTTCATCACCACCGACCACCCGAACGCCGGGCCGTTCACCCGCTATCCGCGGGTCATCGCCTGGCTGATGAGCAGGGCCGCGCGTGACGAGACGATGAAGACGTTCAAGTGGCTCGAGCGGACGATCGACGCCACCTCCATCGACGGTATCGACCGCGAGCTCACGCTCTATGAGATCGCACAGATGACCCGTGCAGGGCCGGCAAAGGCGCTCGGCGTCAGCAACACCTACGGCGGGCTTGCCCCCGGCATGGATGCGGATATCGCCGTCTACGCCCTCAACCCCGAGGATATGCCCTCGAACCCGGCGGAGATCGAGAAGGCCTTCTCCCGGTGCGCCTGGCTCGTCAAAGACGGCATCGTGACCGTCCAGGACGGAGAAGTCATCGCGGAACCCGCGAAGCGGACGGTCTGGGTCGACGTGAAGGTCCCGGAGAACGCACAGGTGCAGAGAGACATCTACGAGCACTTCCTCCGGCACTACAGTGTGAAACTTGACAACTACTCGCTCTTTGAGGAGCACCTCCACAACCCGCGGGTGATCGAGGTCGATACGACAGAATGA
- a CDS encoding formylmethanofuran dehydrogenase subunit B, translating to MPKKIENVGCPYCGVCCDDLVVTVSDDGKKILEVENACAIGNQIFHHATGGERVKLPRLRQPDGTYKDISYDEAVDYAAKVLYNAKKPLIYGFGSTNCEGMAAAAKVAERAGAVLDNCASICHGSSFLAIFDNGYPSCTLGETKNRADVIVYWGANPAHAHPRHMSRYSIFPRGFFTGKGHKSRKIIVIDPRHTDTAQVADIYLRVKQGHDYDLFNAFRAVVRGHEIPEEVAGIKREQILEVAEIMKKARFGTIFYGMGLCHSDGRNHNVDIAISLTRDLNDFTKWTIMAMRGHYNITGPGAVWSWQYGFPYCLDLTKKDIAHMNPGETSSVDLAMRDEVDAFVNIGTDAGAHFPIEAVKHLRKHPWITIDPNICMASEISDLHIPVGIVGVEVPGIVYRMDNVPIQYRKVIDPPEGVISDEELFERIFKRLGELEAEEAAKGPAKVAPVGVRAEE from the coding sequence ATGCCAAAGAAGATTGAGAACGTCGGATGCCCATACTGCGGCGTCTGCTGCGACGACCTTGTCGTGACCGTATCGGACGACGGAAAGAAGATCCTCGAGGTGGAGAACGCCTGCGCTATCGGCAACCAGATCTTCCACCACGCGACGGGCGGCGAGAGAGTCAAGCTGCCCCGTCTCCGCCAGCCGGACGGCACCTACAAGGATATCTCCTACGACGAGGCAGTCGACTACGCGGCGAAAGTCCTCTACAACGCGAAGAAACCCCTGATCTACGGGTTCGGGTCGACCAACTGCGAGGGCATGGCCGCCGCGGCCAAGGTCGCCGAGAGGGCAGGGGCCGTGCTCGATAACTGCGCGTCCATCTGCCACGGAAGTTCGTTCCTCGCGATATTCGACAACGGCTACCCGAGCTGCACCCTCGGCGAGACGAAGAACCGGGCGGACGTCATCGTCTACTGGGGCGCAAACCCGGCCCACGCCCACCCGCGGCACATGTCCCGCTACTCGATCTTCCCCCGCGGGTTCTTCACCGGCAAGGGCCACAAGAGCCGCAAGATCATCGTCATCGACCCCCGCCACACCGACACCGCTCAGGTGGCGGACATCTACCTGCGGGTGAAGCAGGGGCACGACTATGATCTCTTCAACGCGTTCCGCGCCGTCGTCCGCGGCCACGAGATCCCCGAGGAGGTCGCCGGGATCAAGCGCGAGCAGATCCTCGAGGTCGCCGAGATCATGAAGAAGGCCCGGTTCGGCACCATCTTCTACGGAATGGGGCTCTGCCACTCCGACGGCCGGAACCACAACGTGGACATCGCCATCAGCCTGACCCGCGACCTGAACGACTTCACCAAGTGGACGATCATGGCGATGCGGGGCCACTACAACATCACCGGACCGGGCGCGGTCTGGTCATGGCAGTACGGGTTCCCCTACTGTCTCGACCTGACGAAGAAGGACATCGCCCACATGAACCCCGGCGAGACGAGTTCCGTCGACCTTGCGATGCGGGACGAGGTGGATGCCTTCGTCAACATAGGGACGGATGCGGGCGCCCACTTCCCGATCGAGGCGGTCAAGCATCTCCGGAAGCACCCCTGGATCACCATCGACCCGAACATCTGCATGGCGAGCGAGATCTCCGACCTCCATATCCCGGTAGGGATCGTCGGGGTCGAGGTTCCGGGCATCGTCTATCGGATGGACAACGTCCCGATCCAGTACCGCAAGGTCATCGACCCGCCCGAAGGCGTCATCAGCGACGAGGAGCTCTTCGAGCGGATCTTCAAGCGGCTCGGCGAACTGGAAGCGGAAGAGGCTGCGAAGGGGCCTGCGAAGGTCGCCCCGGTCGGCGTCCGCGCGGAGGAGTGA
- a CDS encoding molybdopterin dinucleotide binding domain-containing protein has translation MANRITLNMITQRSIEEGVAMEKGKTTPEYFEACSIIEMHDDDVKALGLVPNQLVRVTSECGSVVVKVVKGRQSLYPGLAFIPQGVWANQVVPPRTQATGEPQYSGFPVTVEPANGERRKSALELVQGAVGMWRGDQ, from the coding sequence ATGGCGAACAGGATTACATTGAACATGATCACCCAGCGCTCCATCGAAGAAGGCGTTGCGATGGAAAAGGGCAAAACGACCCCGGAATACTTCGAGGCCTGCTCGATCATCGAGATGCACGACGACGACGTCAAAGCGCTCGGTCTGGTTCCGAACCAGCTGGTACGGGTGACGAGTGAATGCGGAAGCGTGGTCGTCAAGGTCGTCAAGGGGCGCCAGTCGCTCTACCCCGGCCTTGCATTCATCCCGCAGGGTGTCTGGGCAAACCAGGTGGTGCCCCCCCGGACCCAGGCGACCGGGGAACCACAGTACAGCGGTTTTCCCGTGACGGTCGAACCGGCGAACGGTGAGCGGCGCAAGAGCGCGCTCGAGCTCGTTCAGGGGGCCGTCGGGATGTGGAGAGGTGATCAATAA
- the mcrB gene encoding coenzyme-B sulfoethylthiotransferase subunit beta: MAKYTETIDLYSDDGKLLKSGVTLDRISPLVNPATGKIIDLTKRTISVNLGGIQDALKVGKLGKGKIKGRELDLPIMENKDAIVAKIKEMIQVTEGDDTEILEFNGGKLLLVQVPTKRLVNASTYDAAITSVAAATTFSIVDQFNVDAFNASTVKAACWGSYPHTQDMEGALVTSILTIPQNNEGIGYALRNIPVNHTVMMTGRNALQGAALASTLETAGIFEMGSAVGPFERAQLLAYAYQGLNANNMVYDLVKANGQTGTVGTVVQSLVERAIEDKVIVPGKKGGYFQFYDTKDPMLWNAYAAAGTMAATIVNCGAGRFAQAVSATLLYFNDLLEHETGLPSTDYGRVMGTAVGFSFFSHSIYGGGGPGIFNGNHVVTRHANGVAIPCVVAAAALDAGTQMFSPESTSKLFADTYGKIDVFNKPIDQIANGA, encoded by the coding sequence ATGGCTAAATACACGGAAACAATCGATCTCTATTCTGATGACGGGAAGCTGCTCAAGAGCGGCGTCACCCTCGACAGGATCAGCCCGCTGGTTAACCCGGCCACAGGTAAGATCATCGACCTGACCAAGAGAACGATCAGCGTAAACCTTGGCGGCATCCAGGACGCGCTCAAGGTCGGCAAGCTTGGAAAGGGCAAGATCAAGGGAAGAGAACTCGACCTCCCGATCATGGAGAACAAGGACGCGATCGTCGCCAAGATCAAGGAGATGATCCAGGTCACCGAGGGCGACGACACCGAGATCCTGGAGTTCAACGGCGGCAAGCTCCTGCTCGTCCAGGTTCCGACGAAGCGCCTGGTCAACGCGTCCACCTATGACGCCGCGATCACCTCGGTTGCAGCCGCGACCACCTTCTCGATCGTTGACCAGTTCAACGTCGACGCCTTCAATGCATCCACCGTCAAGGCGGCCTGCTGGGGCAGCTACCCCCACACGCAGGACATGGAAGGCGCGCTTGTCACGTCGATCCTGACGATCCCCCAGAACAACGAGGGTATCGGCTACGCTCTCCGGAACATCCCGGTCAACCACACGGTCATGATGACCGGCAGGAACGCCCTGCAGGGTGCAGCACTCGCATCCACCCTCGAGACCGCCGGTATCTTTGAGATGGGATCCGCCGTCGGGCCGTTCGAGCGCGCCCAGCTGCTCGCCTACGCTTACCAGGGCCTGAACGCGAACAACATGGTCTACGACCTCGTCAAGGCGAACGGCCAGACCGGAACCGTCGGTACCGTCGTCCAGAGCCTGGTCGAGCGCGCCATCGAGGACAAGGTCATCGTCCCCGGCAAGAAGGGCGGGTACTTCCAGTTCTACGACACGAAGGACCCCATGCTCTGGAACGCCTACGCCGCCGCAGGAACCATGGCAGCCACCATCGTCAACTGTGGTGCCGGACGGTTCGCCCAGGCAGTCTCCGCGACGCTCCTCTACTTCAACGACCTGCTCGAGCACGAGACCGGTCTCCCGAGCACCGACTACGGTCGTGTCATGGGTACCGCCGTCGGATTTTCGTTCTTCAGCCACTCGATCTACGGTGGTGGCGGCCCCGGTATCTTCAACGGCAACCACGTCGTGACCCGGCACGCAAACGGTGTGGCTATCCCGTGCGTGGTCGCCGCAGCGGCACTCGACGCCGGAACCCAGATGTTCTCGCCCGAGAGCACCTCCAAGCTCTTCGCCGACACCTACGGTAAGATCGACGTCTTCAACAAGCCGATCGACCAGATCGCCAACGGAGCCTGA
- the mcrD gene encoding methyl-coenzyme M reductase operon protein D, translated as MTNAEFPQVRIVPIRMLKPATAERLLNMLAGTAGIRRMMIHGPGLPKTVPYGPARGSPNPHSDRKAIRIADAEIALRVQVGTVILEVEDASVIEEIRSLCDDFFVEFPYLLQEGKFMKTSPTLVDYAKYGPDADTSLVGLTDPRNRESPVILRTEQ; from the coding sequence ATGACGAACGCCGAATTTCCGCAGGTCCGGATTGTGCCCATACGGATGCTCAAGCCCGCGACCGCAGAACGCCTGCTCAATATGCTTGCCGGCACTGCCGGCATCCGCCGGATGATGATCCATGGGCCCGGCCTGCCGAAGACAGTCCCTTACGGGCCGGCACGAGGAAGCCCGAACCCTCACTCCGACCGCAAAGCAATCCGCATCGCCGATGCCGAGATTGCACTGCGCGTCCAGGTGGGTACGGTCATCCTGGAGGTCGAGGACGCTTCCGTTATCGAGGAGATCCGGTCGCTCTGCGACGATTTCTTTGTGGAGTTCCCCTATCTGCTCCAGGAAGGCAAGTTCATGAAGACCTCCCCGACGCTCGTGGACTACGCGAAGTATGGGCCGGACGCCGATACATCGCTCGTCGGTCTCACGGACCCCCGGAACAGGGAGAGCCCGGTGATTCTTCGGACGGAACAGTGA
- the mcrG gene encoding coenzyme-B sulfoethylthiotransferase subunit gamma, which produces MAYKPQYGPGTSVVAENRRKQMNPNQKLEKVRSVTDEDIVLILGHRAPGSAYPTAHPPLAEQQEPNCPMRKLVKPTDGAKAGDRVRYIQFADSMFNAPSQPYQRTYTEMYRFRGIDPGTLSGRQIVECRERDLEKYSKDLIETEMFDPALVGIRGATVHGHSLRLAEDGMMFDMLQRNVLGEDGIVKYVKNQIGEPLDRAVAVGKPMDEKWLKAHTTIFHSLVGTAYRDDAEYVEYVQRIHSLRTKYGFMPKEE; this is translated from the coding sequence ATGGCATACAAGCCCCAGTACGGTCCCGGGACATCGGTTGTCGCCGAGAACCGGCGCAAACAGATGAACCCCAACCAGAAGCTTGAGAAGGTTCGTTCCGTAACAGATGAGGACATCGTGCTGATCCTCGGCCACCGCGCTCCTGGATCGGCATACCCGACGGCTCACCCGCCGCTCGCCGAGCAGCAGGAGCCCAACTGCCCCATGCGCAAGCTCGTCAAGCCTACCGACGGTGCGAAGGCCGGCGACCGCGTCCGCTACATCCAGTTTGCAGACTCGATGTTCAACGCCCCCTCGCAGCCCTACCAGCGGACTTACACCGAGATGTACCGCTTCCGCGGTATTGACCCCGGTACGCTCTCCGGCCGTCAGATCGTCGAGTGCCGCGAGCGTGACCTCGAGAAGTACTCGAAGGATCTCATCGAGACCGAGATGTTCGACCCCGCTCTCGTCGGCATCCGCGGTGCGACCGTGCACGGCCACTCGCTCCGTCTCGCTGAAGACGGCATGATGTTCGACATGCTCCAGAGGAACGTCCTCGGTGAGGACGGCATCGTCAAGTACGTCAAGAACCAGATCGGCGAGCCCCTCGACCGCGCGGTTGCCGTCGGCAAGCCCATGGACGAGAAGTGGCTCAAGGCCCACACGACGATCTTCCACTCGCTCGTCGGAACCGCCTACCGTGACGACGCCGAGTACGTCGAATATGTCCAGCGCATCCACTCGCTGCGCACGAAATACGGCTTCATGCCGAAAGAGGAGTGA
- the mcrA gene encoding coenzyme-B sulfoethylthiotransferase subunit alpha: protein MAKIERSQKLFLKALKEKFQGQDVESETAEFYKFNGVRQSPRKMEFMKASRAVEMDRGISMYDPERCHLGGIPMGQRQLMTYEVSGTGVFVEGDDLHFVNNSAMQQMWDDIRRTVIVGMDLAHQTLQKRLGKEVTPETINEYLHILNHAMPGGAVVQEHMVETHPGLVDDCYVKVFTGDQELADDIEPQFLLNIEKLFPAKQAEELKAEVGKSMYQAIHIPTAVSRTCDGGTTSRWSAMQIGMSFIAAYRMCAGEAAVADLSYAAKHAGVVQMGSILPARRARGPNEPGGIKFGLFADIIQANRKYPNDPAKAALEVVGAGTMLYDQIWLGSYMSGGVGFTQYATAAYTDNILDEFTYYGMDYIKDKYKVDWKNPSPKDKIKPTQDIVNDMATEVTLNAMEQYEQYPTMMEDHFGGSQRAGVIAAASGLTTAIATGNSNAGLNAWYLSMLLHKDGWSRLGFFGYDLQDQCGSANSLSMESDRGLMGELRGPNYPNYAMNVGHQGEYAAIVASSHYGRSDAFCYSPLVKVCFADPALRFDFAEPRREFAKGAIREFMPAGERSLIIPAR from the coding sequence ATGGCAAAGATTGAGAGATCCCAGAAACTGTTCCTGAAGGCACTCAAGGAGAAGTTCCAGGGCCAGGACGTCGAGTCCGAGACCGCTGAGTTCTACAAGTTCAACGGCGTCCGGCAGTCCCCCCGTAAGATGGAGTTCATGAAGGCGAGCCGCGCCGTCGAGATGGATCGCGGTATCTCCATGTACGACCCCGAGCGCTGCCACCTTGGCGGTATCCCGATGGGCCAGCGCCAGCTGATGACCTACGAGGTCTCCGGCACCGGTGTCTTCGTGGAGGGCGACGACCTGCACTTCGTCAACAACTCCGCGATGCAGCAGATGTGGGACGACATCCGCCGGACCGTTATCGTCGGGATGGACCTCGCCCACCAGACGCTGCAGAAGCGTCTCGGTAAGGAAGTCACCCCCGAGACGATCAACGAGTACCTCCACATCCTGAACCACGCGATGCCCGGCGGCGCAGTCGTCCAGGAGCACATGGTCGAGACCCACCCCGGCCTTGTCGACGACTGTTACGTCAAGGTCTTCACCGGCGACCAGGAACTCGCCGACGACATCGAGCCCCAGTTCCTGCTGAACATCGAGAAGCTCTTCCCCGCCAAGCAGGCCGAGGAACTCAAGGCCGAGGTCGGCAAGAGCATGTATCAGGCGATCCACATCCCGACCGCGGTCTCGAGGACCTGCGACGGTGGAACGACCTCCCGGTGGTCTGCGATGCAGATCGGTATGTCCTTCATCGCCGCCTACCGGATGTGCGCCGGTGAAGCGGCCGTCGCCGACCTCTCCTACGCTGCAAAGCACGCAGGCGTCGTCCAGATGGGCTCGATCCTGCCCGCCCGGCGTGCCCGTGGCCCGAACGAGCCCGGTGGCATCAAGTTCGGCCTCTTCGCCGATATCATCCAGGCGAACCGCAAGTACCCCAACGACCCCGCAAAGGCTGCCCTTGAGGTTGTCGGCGCCGGAACCATGCTCTACGACCAGATCTGGCTCGGCTCCTACATGTCCGGCGGTGTCGGATTCACCCAGTACGCAACCGCGGCCTACACCGACAACATCCTCGACGAGTTCACCTACTACGGTATGGACTACATCAAGGACAAGTACAAGGTCGACTGGAAGAACCCGAGCCCCAAGGACAAGATCAAGCCGACCCAGGATATCGTCAACGACATGGCAACCGAGGTCACCCTCAACGCCATGGAGCAGTACGAGCAGTACCCGACCATGATGGAGGACCACTTCGGCGGTTCCCAGCGTGCCGGTGTCATCGCCGCCGCGTCCGGTCTGACGACCGCCATCGCGACCGGAAACTCGAACGCCGGCCTGAACGCCTGGTACCTCTCCATGCTCCTGCACAAGGACGGATGGTCGCGTCTCGGCTTCTTCGGCTACGACCTCCAGGACCAGTGCGGGTCCGCGAACTCCCTCTCCATGGAGTCCGACCGCGGTCTGATGGGAGAACTGCGTGGTCCGAACTACCCGAACTACGCGATGAACGTCGGCCACCAGGGCGAGTACGCCGCTATCGTCGCCAGTTCCCACTACGGCCGCAGCGACGCGTTCTGCTACAGCCCGCTCGTGAAGGTCTGCTTCGCCGACCCGGCCCTGAGGTTCGACTTCGCCGAGCCCCGCCGCGAGTTCGCGAAGGGTGCCATCCGCGAGTTCATGCCCGCCGGCGAGCGCTCCCTCATCATCCCGGCGCGGTAA